The following proteins are encoded in a genomic region of Magnolia sinica isolate HGM2019 chromosome 1, MsV1, whole genome shotgun sequence:
- the LOC131246122 gene encoding ankyrin repeat-containing protein At5g02620-like codes for MDPHLHQAARLGSVPLLNAITTDSDQQILYSSTPEILNNALHIAARLGHAVFTKEILGRCGARLMQANSTGDTPLHCATRTGRLNVVEILLNWIVMEERNMELLRMTNKEKNTALHEALRNRHENVAVKLLESDLGLAYLVNEAGESPLHMAAREELLQVVEKILDIKPSDEKTNMVRIRDAHGRTALHYAACQDNSTIVEKLLKVDHSLAYILDNIGYSSLHVATASGSPKAIAELLKQCPDASEQLDPNGKNVFHIAIMYNKNSTFRRLLRMEVLEGMINEPDTDGNTLLHFAFKYHNDPMFLLLSKEGRVDPTIVNKDGQTALDFIELDAEYAEYFRWLNRSRYQGTICGQRRKMPSGICKTRPEYMAARSDRYKSRVDVHTLVAALIASVTFAATFTMPGGYKNDGPNKGSAVLVNHAAFKAFLLSNTIALCCSLLAVVGFLWMWSQQKMFLPLVLLWVHNFTVYASLAMIVSFVSAVYAVVAPECMWLAIVTLAIGVAMPFYIQILLFRLEVNFHRAFIGYKRSAAHNQKPV; via the exons ATGGACCCCCATTTGCACCAAGCTGCAAGACTGGGGAGTGTCCCACTCCTAAATGCCATCACCACCGATTCAGACCAACAAATACTCTACTCTTCAACTCCTGAAATATTGAACAATGCCCTACACATAGCAGCGAGATTGGGACACGCAGTGTTCACCAAAGAGATCTTGGGCCGATGTGGAGCCCGTCTTATGCAAGCTAACTCCACAGGTGACACTCCTCTACACTGTGCCACAAGGACCGGACGGCTTAATGTAGTTGAAATCCTATTGAATTGGATTGTGATGGAAGAAAGAAATATGGAGCTACTTCGCATGACAAACAAAGAAAAGAACACAGCATTACATGAAGCGCTGAGGAATCGGCACGAGAATGTGGCTGTGAAGTTATTAGAATCGGATTTGGGATTGGCTTATTTGGTTAACGAAGCAGGTGAATCACCATTGCATATGGCTGCCAGAGAGGAGTTGTTACAAGTTGTTGAAAAGATTTTGGACATTAAGCCATCAG ATGAAAAGACAAACATGGTACGAATACGAGACGCCCATGGCCGAACTGCCCTGCACTATGCAGCATGCCAAGACAATTCTACCATAGTTGAAAAGCTATTGAAAGTCGACCATTCCCTAGCTTACATCTTAGACAACATTGGCTACTCATCTCTTCATGTCGCAACTGCTTCTGGCTCCCCAAAGGCGATTGCTGAGCTACTTAAACAGTGCCCGGACGCTAGCGAGCAACTGGATCCAAATGGGAAGAATGTGTTTCACATTGCTATTATGTACAACAAGAATTCCACTTTTCGCCGTTTATTGCGTATGGAGGTGCTTGAGGGGATGATAAATGAGCCTGATACAGATGGAAATACCCTTCTTCATTTTGCTTTCAAGTACCATAATGATCCGATGTTCCTGTTGTTGTCAAAGGAAGGAAGAGTGGACCCAACGATCGTTAACAAGGATGGTCAAACCGCCCTTGATTTTATAGAATTGGACGCCGAGTATGCAGAATATTTTCGG TGGCTCAATCGCTCAAGATATCAAGGCACAATTTGTGGACAGCGGCGGAAAATGCCTAGCGGAATCTGCAAAACAAGACCGGAATACATGGCTGCCAGGAGTGACCGCTACAAATCCAGGGTCGACGTACACACATTGGTAGCTGCGCTCATCGCCAGCGTCACCTTCGCTGCCACTTTTACAATGCCGGGTGGGTACAAGAACGATGGCCCAAATAAAGGCTCTGCAGTGCTCGTGAATCATGCCGCATTCAAAGCTTTCTTGCTCTCCAATACAATTGCATTATGTTGCTCACTACTCGCCGTGGTGGGCTTCCTCTGGATGTGGTCCCAGCAAAAGATGTTCTTACCTCTTGTACTTTTATGGGTCCATAATTTCACGGTCTACGCATCCCTGGCGATGATTGTTTCGTTCGTGTCAGCTGTGTATGCAGTGGTTGCACCAGAATGTATGTGGCTAGCCATTGTCACCTTAGCCATTGGTGTTGCTATGCCATTCTATATCCAGATCTTGTTATTTCGGTTAGAAGTTAACTTTCACAGGGCGTTTATTGGGTATAAAAGATCAGCGGCCCACAACCAGAAGCCAGTTTGA